One segment of Polaribacter huanghezhanensis DNA contains the following:
- a CDS encoding DUF5686 and carboxypeptidase regulatory-like domain-containing protein, with amino-acid sequence MKNTFILLVLFISFSASSQITGKVVDNKNNPLSFVSIYLDGTITGTTSNNDGEYELSLIKPGNYTVVFQFLGFKTVKKAVKITSFPFQLNTKLTEEQITLNEVYIDTKENPANRIIRNVIANKKKNESKIQKFTAAFYSRGLYKIKNAPKKILGQELGDLGGGLDSTRSGIIYLSETISKISHQKPNNFKEHIVASKVSGSDNGVSFNRAQDVNFNLYENTVKIGNEIISPISNYAFGYYDYKLVGSFYDKNGQLINKIEILPKRKNDRVFNGFLYVVEDDWALYGTQISVTGTQVNLPMVDVLRFKQSFNKSVKNNAWVVISQTIDFKIGLFGININGRFSSAYSNYNFNPTFDENTFGKEILSFEKEATKKDSVYWKSLRPVPLTNEEVTDYVVKDSIKVIRKSKKYLDSIDAKNNKLSWTFPLSGYSYSNSYEKWDFNINSPIADLNFNTVQGWNSTIGMSYFKTLNETGKWMNVGANFNYGFSDKKLRPTAFFGYKWNNISRPVLRFSGGITTKQFNGANPISPFWNTINSVYFERNYLKIYEKTFANVSFSREITNGFRFNGSLEFADRKPLVNTTNYSAKNIANREYTSNDPQNSANFSPSFTSHKIWTLNLGTTINFGAKYLSYPDRKFTVYNNSYPSIYVGYRKTFGADSSQLNADYIFTQLRQDFSLGNLGNTKYRIKAGFFLEQKNIAFMDYAHFNGNKLAISPSGGTTNYFNLLDYYAYSTNDKFAEFHGEHNFKGFILGKIPLINLLNFHVVAGAKGLFTGDRKPYTEASIGLDNIGFGKWRFLRVDYVISKGGINQKQQGFVFSLSLFD; translated from the coding sequence ATGAAAAACACTTTTATACTACTTGTTTTATTTATCTCATTTTCAGCCTCTTCTCAAATAACAGGAAAGGTTGTAGACAATAAGAATAACCCTCTTTCTTTTGTAAGTATTTATTTAGACGGAACAATTACTGGAACAACTTCTAATAATGATGGCGAATATGAGTTGTCGCTAATAAAACCAGGAAACTATACGGTTGTATTTCAGTTTTTAGGCTTTAAAACTGTAAAAAAAGCTGTAAAAATTACTTCTTTTCCTTTTCAATTAAACACAAAATTGACTGAAGAACAAATAACTTTAAATGAAGTTTATATTGACACAAAAGAAAACCCTGCAAACAGAATTATTAGAAATGTGATCGCTAATAAAAAGAAAAACGAAAGCAAAATTCAGAAATTTACTGCCGCTTTTTACTCAAGAGGTTTGTACAAAATTAAAAATGCGCCAAAGAAAATACTCGGACAAGAACTAGGCGATTTAGGCGGTGGGTTAGATTCTACAAGAAGCGGAATTATTTATTTATCTGAAACCATTTCTAAAATTTCACATCAAAAACCAAATAATTTTAAAGAACATATTGTTGCTTCTAAGGTTAGCGGAAGTGATAACGGCGTGAGTTTTAACAGAGCCCAAGATGTGAATTTTAACTTGTATGAAAACACCGTTAAAATTGGAAATGAAATTATTTCGCCCATTTCTAATTATGCTTTTGGCTATTACGATTATAAATTAGTTGGATCATTTTACGATAAAAATGGACAATTAATTAACAAAATTGAAATTTTACCAAAACGTAAAAACGATCGTGTCTTTAATGGATTTTTATACGTTGTAGAAGATGATTGGGCGTTGTACGGAACACAAATTTCTGTAACAGGAACACAAGTAAATTTGCCAATGGTAGATGTGCTACGCTTTAAACAGAGTTTTAATAAATCCGTAAAAAACAATGCTTGGGTGGTAATTTCTCAAACCATCGATTTTAAAATTGGCTTGTTCGGAATTAACATAAATGGCCGATTTTCTTCTGCCTATAGCAATTATAACTTCAATCCAACTTTTGATGAAAACACGTTTGGAAAAGAAATTTTATCTTTTGAAAAAGAAGCCACAAAAAAAGATTCTGTCTATTGGAAATCGCTTAGACCTGTTCCGTTAACCAATGAAGAAGTAACAGATTATGTGGTTAAAGACAGCATAAAGGTGATTCGAAAATCAAAAAAATATTTAGATTCTATTGATGCTAAAAATAACAAACTTTCTTGGACGTTTCCTTTGTCTGGATATTCTTATAGTAATAGCTACGAAAAATGGGACTTTAACATAAATTCTCCTATAGCTGATCTTAATTTTAACACCGTTCAAGGCTGGAATTCTACCATAGGAATGAGCTATTTTAAAACCTTAAATGAAACTGGAAAATGGATGAATGTTGGAGCAAATTTTAATTATGGTTTTTCTGATAAAAAACTAAGACCAACAGCATTTTTTGGTTATAAATGGAACAATATAAGTCGACCCGTTTTGCGATTTTCTGGCGGAATTACAACGAAACAATTTAATGGAGCAAATCCTATTTCACCTTTTTGGAACACTATAAATTCGGTTTATTTTGAAAGAAATTATCTAAAAATTTACGAAAAAACATTTGCGAATGTTTCTTTTTCGAGAGAAATCACAAATGGTTTTCGATTTAATGGTTCTCTAGAATTTGCGGACAGAAAACCGTTGGTAAACACCACCAATTACAGTGCAAAAAATATTGCAAATAGAGAATATACCTCTAATGATCCGCAGAATTCTGCTAATTTTTCTCCGTCTTTTACATCGCATAAAATTTGGACATTAAATCTTGGAACAACCATTAATTTTGGTGCAAAATACTTATCATATCCAGATAGAAAATTTACAGTGTACAATAATAGTTATCCTTCAATTTATGTTGGTTACAGAAAAACTTTTGGTGCTGATAGTAGTCAATTAAATGCTGATTATATCTTTACACAGTTGCGACAAGATTTTTCTTTAGGGAATTTAGGAAACACAAAATATCGCATAAAAGCAGGATTTTTTCTAGAGCAAAAAAATATTGCCTTTATGGATTACGCGCATTTTAACGGAAATAAATTAGCGATTTCTCCAAGTGGTGGTACAACAAATTACTTTAATTTGTTAGATTATTACGCATATAGCACCAATGATAAATTTGCAGAATTCCATGGCGAACATAATTTTAAAGGATTTATTTTAGGAAAAATTCCATTGATAAACTTACTAAACTTTCATGTTGTTGCTGGCGCAAAAGGATTGTTTACTGGCGATAGAAAACCGTACACAGAAGCATCCATTGGGTTGGATAATATTGGTTTTGGTAAATGGCGTTTTTTACGCGTTGATTATGTAATCTCAAAAGGAGGCATCAACCAAAAGCAACAAGGTTTTGTTTTTAGTTTGAGTTTGTTTGATTAG
- the ruvA gene encoding Holliday junction branch migration protein RuvA, whose product MISQIKGRLVEKNPTYVVIDCSGVGYLLHISLNTFSLIPDSEAITLFTHLSVKEDSHTLFGFIDKTEREIFRLLISVSGVGPSIARTMLSSMSSEEIQQAIASENIPLIQSVKGIGAKTAQRVIIDLKDKILKTFDLDTISIIKNNTSKDEALSALEVLGFNRKQSDKVLNTILKEQPEASVELLIKGALKSL is encoded by the coding sequence ATGATTTCACAAATTAAAGGAAGATTAGTAGAGAAAAACCCAACGTATGTTGTTATAGATTGTTCTGGAGTTGGTTATTTATTGCACATTTCTTTAAATACATTTTCTTTAATTCCAGACAGCGAAGCAATTACTTTGTTTACACATTTGTCTGTTAAAGAAGATTCTCATACCTTATTTGGTTTTATTGATAAAACTGAACGAGAAATTTTTAGATTGTTAATTTCTGTTTCTGGTGTTGGTCCAAGCATTGCAAGAACCATGTTATCTTCCATGTCATCCGAAGAAATACAACAAGCAATAGCATCAGAAAACATCCCTTTAATTCAGTCTGTAAAAGGGATTGGAGCAAAAACAGCACAACGTGTAATTATAGATTTAAAAGATAAAATTTTAAAAACGTTTGATTTAGATACAATTTCTATCATTAAAAACAATACGAGTAAAGATGAAGCGTTATCTGCATTAGAAGTGTTGGGCTTCAATAGAAAACAATCAGATAAAGTCTTAAATACAATTTTAAAAGAACAACCAGAAGCTTCTGTAGAATTGTTGATTAAAGGTGCATTAAAAAGTTTATAA
- the sprA gene encoding cell surface protein SprA, translating into MRNPYFHKLLVCVVALLATTTVFSQTVKTKNDSIKKDSIPVLKYNFKAHQKGSIFLNPPTTYSVVFDKKLNKYIVVEFLEDFKVGNPIFMSPDEYQKYRLKKDIKEYFKEKNDALSKKKGSKAAQKNLLPTYYVNSTFFESVFGGNTVEVIPSGSLNIKLGGIYQNVENPQLSANNRSSFTFDFDQQISASIIANVGKRLKVTADYDTQTTFDFQNLIKLEYTPTEDDIIRKIEAGNVSMPIKNSLINGAQSLFGLKTELQFGKTTVTAVFSQQNSESKIVTAEAGASINPFELRATDYDDNRHFFLAQYFRENYKNSLQNYPLISSPINITRIEVWITNRNSNTENFRSIVALADIGEPNKPDYVGSGVNPSSPSQVQGKNIPSNKANNLSDLLNETSGIRDITTVESTLSNYGLSQGTGYSTLQNARKLEGNEYTLNPQLGFISLNRKLSDGEVLAVAYEYTVVGSSETSYKVGELSNDGIIAPSNLAVKLLRSEIITTKRTVAGSEEQFPTWKLMMKNVYPLGVFPLTQDGFRFEILYRDDQTGIPSNTLQNASTPGISNKTLLNVLSLDKLDQSSYAVPNGDGFFDYVENVTVNSNRGFIIFPETEPFGSDLSNSLTSPSDKTNYVFNELYINTKSQAKNSYQNKDKFILKGYAKSENSGGIPLNAFNVPRGSVKVTAGGRQLVEGVDFVVDYQFGRVQIIDPGLQSSGVPINVSTENNSVFNQQRKTFMGLEVEHRFSDKFILGGTLLNVNEKPITQKVNFGSDPINNTMFGLNVDYTTEMPIFTKWVNKIPFVDTDVPSNISIRADLAYLLPGTPGGVDVNGAATTYVDDFEASQIPIDLLLSLNWFTASTPQSQNLNGTANDLSYNDKRAKLAWYSIDQLFYGNGAKPANIDNIELSRTEVRQIGYSELFPNTQLDLTQNTLVRTLDLAYFPSERGTYNFDTGVDVNVDGTFSNPQDRWGGIMRPLITNNFDQANVEYIQFWIKDPYQDYSITNAEGLPTGIDPNSTANQVGELYFNLGNISEDILKDNRKMYENGMPADGTNLNTTPSTWGNVPTNQSILYAFDVDDAARKNQDIGLDGLKNEDELSFYQPKVFDISKLNSNDISSDNFQYFRSTNFDNTNASVITRYKNFNNTEGNSPTANQSTESYPTSSTSYPDVEDINKDQTMNTVESYFEYKVSLNRNDLVKGSNNIVDEKETSVTLADGTSKKTKWFQFRIPVRSGTPVNGITDFNSIRFIRMFVTKFKMPVVLRFGQLELVRGDYRRYTKTLNPAVTPPQDLTNQELSNFEVGVVNIEQNEGRYVLPPGIVREQLQGSSSIQQQNEQSVSLKVTDLMQNETRAIYKNLSVDLRMYKNLKMFIHAEPIVTGSVADNDLVAIIRLGTDLDDNFYQIEVPLKISTSGSLEPTNVWPEANNLDVILEELGRIKLKRDGEIPNSGGTLSINKMYPFPTNSPVHAMVLRVKGNPTLGAIRTLMLGIKNTRATQKSAEIWFNELRSSGFDNKGGWAAVVNADANFADLADVSVTGRMQTIGFGNVEDRVNQRSIEETKQYNISTNINLGKMMPKNWSVQLPMSYSIGEEFRDPKYDPQYQDVKFAEAKQVNPNSANSQDYTLRKSISFNNVKKNRNPASTKKPKPYDVENFSVTYAFSEEYHKDYNIEKYLNQNLRAGASYNFTFQPKFIEPFKKSEFFGKSKHWQIIRDININLLPKSIGVNSRITRNFVQQKSRNLIAGLSPQPTLTQRRFMFDWDYTIGFDITKSLSVNFNANNSYLYDNFGNGEEIKIFDQFFTMGRPDHYNQKLTANYKLPINKIPYLGFITADYGYTANFDWKAASKSYVHKIGNLLQNSNTHSLNTTFSFSKLYEDSRFKKLFVKNKRASNLKSFKAPELPTVKNVKRTKATLKDEILLGVYDFVTAIKTVKISNASNNGTLLPGYTGSSGFLGRDQVNGGFAPTLGFVFGSQIDIRNKAFERGWLVDRAVGSEYYNKTYSRTHYNKLDYTVSLKPFKDFIIELTGNKIETNNISQQLDVEGGVLNTTSPITETGNFSASYSMLSTVFKNSNELFTSFLANRTVLSQRLSSETGLPNTASAAFKEAGQQVLLPAFIAAYSGDNANSVGLGLFKNIPIPNWTLRYNGLMKIGWFKENFTSFTLTNGYKSSYTISNYTNNLQYDETDVTKVNATGNYQPKLLIASASLIDEFSPLIKIDVKMKNSFSFKGEIRKDRTLTLNFNNSTLTDIKGTEYIFGVGYRLKNVAFNTRFAGKSQKLKGDINMRADISLRDNLTMIRSVDVENNQISGGQKLLSIKFAADYKLSRNITTSFYYNHTMSKYAISTTFPRQAINAGFNLIYNLGN; encoded by the coding sequence TTGAGGAATCCGTATTTTCATAAATTATTAGTATGTGTAGTTGCTTTATTAGCAACTACAACTGTTTTTTCTCAAACCGTAAAAACCAAGAACGATTCGATTAAAAAAGATTCGATCCCTGTTCTTAAATACAATTTTAAAGCGCATCAAAAAGGGAGTATTTTTTTAAACCCGCCAACGACCTATTCTGTTGTTTTTGATAAAAAATTAAACAAATACATTGTTGTAGAATTTTTAGAGGATTTTAAAGTTGGGAACCCAATTTTTATGTCTCCGGATGAGTATCAGAAATATCGCTTAAAAAAAGACATTAAAGAGTATTTTAAAGAAAAGAATGATGCCTTAAGTAAAAAGAAAGGAAGTAAAGCAGCACAAAAAAATTTACTGCCAACATATTATGTAAACTCTACGTTTTTTGAATCTGTTTTTGGCGGAAACACAGTTGAGGTAATTCCGAGTGGAAGCCTAAATATTAAACTGGGTGGAATTTACCAAAACGTAGAAAATCCGCAGTTATCAGCAAATAATAGAAGTAGTTTTACGTTTGATTTTGATCAGCAAATAAGCGCAAGTATTATTGCAAATGTTGGGAAAAGATTAAAAGTTACGGCAGATTACGACACACAAACTACGTTCGATTTTCAGAATTTAATCAAGCTAGAATATACGCCAACGGAAGACGATATTATCAGAAAAATTGAAGCAGGAAATGTTTCAATGCCAATAAAAAACTCGTTGATAAACGGAGCGCAAAGTTTATTTGGGTTAAAAACCGAATTGCAATTTGGTAAAACAACGGTAACTGCAGTTTTTTCTCAACAAAATTCTGAAAGTAAAATAGTAACCGCAGAAGCTGGAGCATCTATCAATCCTTTTGAATTAAGAGCTACAGATTACGACGATAACAGGCACTTTTTTTTAGCACAATATTTTAGAGAAAATTATAAAAATTCGCTTCAAAACTATCCACTAATTAGCAGTCCAATTAACATTACCAGAATAGAAGTTTGGATTACCAACAGAAACTCGAATACAGAAAACTTTAGAAGTATTGTTGCGCTGGCAGATATTGGAGAACCAAACAAACCAGATTATGTTGGTTCTGGAGTAAATCCAAGTTCGCCATCGCAAGTTCAAGGAAAAAACATTCCCTCCAATAAAGCAAATAATTTATCTGATTTATTAAATGAAACTAGCGGAATTAGAGATATTACTACGGTAGAAAGTACACTTTCTAATTATGGGTTAAGTCAAGGAACTGGGTATTCTACTTTGCAAAATGCTAGAAAATTAGAAGGAAATGAATATACGTTGAATCCACAATTAGGGTTTATTTCTTTAAACAGAAAACTTTCTGACGGAGAAGTTTTAGCAGTTGCTTACGAATATACTGTTGTTGGAAGCTCGGAAACTTCATACAAAGTTGGAGAATTGTCTAACGACGGAATTATAGCACCAAGTAATTTAGCCGTAAAATTATTACGCAGCGAAATTATTACAACAAAAAGAACAGTTGCTGGGAGCGAAGAACAATTTCCTACTTGGAAATTGATGATGAAAAATGTGTATCCTTTAGGCGTTTTTCCGTTAACACAAGATGGTTTTCGATTCGAAATTTTATATAGAGATGATCAAACTGGGATTCCGTCTAACACCTTACAAAATGCTTCAACACCAGGAATTTCAAATAAAACCTTGCTAAATGTTTTAAGTTTAGACAAATTAGATCAGAGTTCTTATGCGGTTCCAAACGGAGACGGTTTTTTTGATTACGTAGAAAATGTTACTGTAAATTCTAACAGAGGATTTATCATTTTTCCAGAAACAGAACCTTTTGGTTCAGATTTATCAAACTCATTAACATCGCCATCAGACAAAACCAATTATGTGTTTAATGAATTGTACATCAACACAAAATCTCAAGCAAAAAACAGCTATCAGAATAAAGATAAATTTATTTTAAAAGGATACGCAAAATCAGAAAATAGCGGTGGAATTCCGTTGAACGCATTTAATGTTCCAAGGGGTTCTGTAAAAGTTACAGCTGGCGGAAGACAACTGGTGGAAGGTGTCGATTTTGTTGTAGATTATCAGTTTGGAAGAGTACAAATTATAGATCCAGGATTGCAATCATCTGGCGTTCCAATAAACGTTTCTACAGAAAATAATTCGGTTTTCAATCAACAGCGAAAAACCTTTATGGGTTTAGAAGTTGAACATCGATTTTCTGATAAATTTATTTTAGGCGGAACACTTTTAAACGTAAACGAAAAACCAATTACTCAAAAAGTGAATTTTGGAAGCGATCCAATAAACAACACCATGTTTGGTTTAAATGTAGATTATACTACAGAAATGCCCATTTTTACAAAATGGGTAAATAAAATTCCGTTTGTAGATACAGATGTTCCATCCAATATTTCTATTAGAGCAGATTTAGCGTATTTACTTCCTGGAACTCCAGGCGGAGTTGATGTTAACGGAGCAGCAACAACATATGTAGATGATTTTGAAGCATCACAAATTCCGATTGATTTATTATTATCATTAAATTGGTTTACAGCAAGCACGCCACAAAGTCAAAATTTAAACGGAACCGCAAACGATTTAAGTTATAATGATAAAAGAGCAAAATTAGCGTGGTATTCTATTGATCAATTGTTCTACGGAAACGGTGCAAAGCCGGCAAATATTGATAATATAGAATTGTCTAGAACAGAAGTTCGTCAAATAGGGTATTCAGAATTATTTCCAAATACACAATTAGATTTAACGCAAAACACTTTAGTTAGAACCTTAGATTTAGCGTATTTTCCATCAGAAAGAGGAACCTATAATTTTGATACAGGCGTTGACGTAAATGTTGATGGAACGTTTTCGAATCCGCAAGATCGTTGGGGTGGAATTATGCGACCATTGATAACGAATAATTTTGATCAGGCAAATGTAGAATACATTCAGTTTTGGATTAAAGATCCGTATCAAGATTATTCAATTACAAATGCAGAAGGTTTGCCAACGGGAATTGATCCAAACAGTACTGCAAATCAAGTTGGAGAGTTGTATTTTAACTTAGGAAATATTTCTGAAGACATCTTAAAAGACAATAGAAAGATGTACGAAAACGGAATGCCGGCTGATGGAACAAATTTAAATACGACGCCATCAACTTGGGGAAATGTTCCTACAAATCAATCTATTTTATACGCTTTTGATGTTGATGATGCCGCCAGAAAAAATCAAGATATTGGTTTAGATGGATTGAAAAATGAAGACGAATTGAGTTTTTATCAACCAAAAGTTTTTGACATCAGTAAGTTAAATTCGAATGATATTTCATCAGACAATTTTCAATATTTTAGAAGCACCAATTTTGATAACACCAACGCATCCGTTATCACCAGGTATAAAAATTTTAACAATACAGAAGGAAATTCGCCAACGGCAAACCAATCTACAGAATCGTATCCAACTTCATCAACTTCATACCCAGATGTAGAAGATATTAATAAAGATCAGACCATGAATACGGTTGAAAGTTACTTTGAATACAAAGTGTCTTTAAACAGAAATGATTTGGTAAAAGGAAGCAATAATATTGTTGATGAAAAAGAAACTTCGGTAACTTTAGCAGACGGAACTTCTAAAAAAACAAAATGGTTTCAATTTAGAATTCCGGTTAGAAGTGGAACGCCCGTAAACGGAATTACAGATTTTAATAGCATCCGATTTATTAGAATGTTTGTGACCAAATTTAAAATGCCCGTTGTGTTGCGTTTTGGCCAGTTAGAATTGGTAAGAGGAGATTACAGACGTTATACAAAAACATTGAATCCAGCCGTAACACCGCCACAAGATTTAACAAATCAAGAATTATCTAACTTTGAAGTTGGTGTTGTTAATATAGAGCAAAATGAAGGAAGATATGTGTTGCCTCCGGGAATTGTTAGAGAACAGTTACAAGGAAGCTCTAGCATACAACAACAAAACGAGCAATCGGTTTCTTTAAAAGTAACAGATTTAATGCAAAACGAAACCAGAGCAATTTATAAAAACTTAAGTGTAGATTTAAGAATGTATAAAAATTTAAAAATGTTTATACATGCAGAACCTATTGTTACCGGAAGTGTTGCTGATAATGATTTGGTTGCTATCATTAGATTAGGAACAGATTTAGACGATAATTTTTATCAAATAGAAGTGCCTTTAAAAATTTCTACAAGTGGAAGTTTAGAACCAACAAATGTGTGGCCAGAGGCAAATAACTTAGATGTAATTTTAGAAGAATTAGGAAGGATAAAATTAAAAAGAGATGGAGAAATTCCAAATTCTGGAGGAACATTATCAATCAATAAAATGTATCCTTTTCCAACAAATTCACCGGTACACGCAATGGTGTTAAGAGTAAAAGGGAATCCGACTTTAGGCGCGATAAGAACCTTAATGCTAGGAATAAAAAACACAAGAGCTACACAAAAAAGTGCAGAAATTTGGTTTAACGAATTGCGGTCATCAGGATTTGATAACAAAGGTGGTTGGGCAGCAGTTGTAAATGCGGATGCAAATTTTGCTGACTTAGCAGATGTTTCTGTGACTGGAAGAATGCAAACCATTGGTTTTGGAAATGTAGAAGATAGAGTAAATCAAAGAAGTATAGAAGAAACGAAACAATACAATATTTCTACAAACATTAATTTAGGGAAAATGATGCCTAAAAACTGGAGCGTTCAGTTGCCAATGAGCTATAGTATTGGTGAAGAATTTAGAGATCCAAAATACGATCCACAATACCAAGATGTAAAATTTGCTGAAGCAAAACAAGTAAATCCAAATAGTGCTAATTCTCAAGATTATACGTTGCGAAAAAGCATCAGTTTTAATAATGTTAAGAAAAATAGAAATCCAGCTTCTACAAAAAAGCCAAAACCCTACGATGTAGAAAATTTTTCTGTAACCTATGCTTTTTCAGAAGAATATCATAAAGATTACAATATAGAAAAGTATTTAAATCAGAATTTAAGAGCAGGAGCGAGTTATAATTTTACATTTCAACCAAAGTTTATTGAACCCTTTAAAAAATCAGAATTTTTTGGGAAAAGTAAACATTGGCAAATCATTAGAGACATCAATATTAATTTATTACCAAAATCTATCGGAGTAAATTCTAGAATTACAAGAAATTTTGTGCAACAAAAATCTAGAAATTTAATAGCAGGATTAAGTCCGCAACCAACATTAACACAGCGTAGATTTATGTTTGATTGGGATTATACAATAGGGTTTGATATTACAAAATCGTTGAGTGTAAACTTTAACGCAAACAATAGTTATTTGTATGATAATTTTGGCAACGGAGAAGAAATCAAAATTTTTGATCAGTTCTTTACAATGGGAAGACCAGATCATTACAATCAAAAGTTGACTGCCAATTATAAATTGCCAATTAATAAAATTCCATATTTAGGTTTTATTACTGCAGATTACGGATATACTGCAAATTTTGATTGGAAAGCAGCGTCTAAAAGTTATGTACATAAAATTGGAAATTTATTACAAAATTCTAACACACATAGTTTAAATACAACATTTAGTTTTTCTAAGTTATATGAAGATTCAAGATTTAAAAAGTTGTTTGTTAAAAATAAAAGAGCATCAAATTTAAAGTCATTTAAAGCACCAGAATTACCAACAGTAAAGAATGTAAAAAGAACAAAGGCAACACTAAAAGATGAAATTTTATTAGGTGTTTATGATTTTGTAACAGCAATAAAAACAGTAAAAATTAGTAATGCCTCAAACAACGGAACATTGTTGCCAGGTTATACAGGTAGTTCTGGTTTTTTAGGAAGAGATCAGGTTAATGGAGGTTTTGCGCCAACGTTAGGTTTTGTTTTTGGAAGTCAGATTGACATCAGAAATAAAGCATTCGAAAGAGGTTGGTTGGTAGATAGAGCTGTAGGTTCAGAATATTATAACAAAACATATAGCAGAACACATTACAATAAGTTAGATTATACCGTTTCTTTAAAACCATTTAAAGATTTTATTATAGAGCTAACGGGAAATAAAATTGAAACAAACAATATTTCACAACAATTAGATGTAGAAGGCGGCGTTTTAAATACAACATCTCCGATTACAGAAACAGGAAACTTTAGTGCAAGTTATTCTATGCTGTCTACAGTATTTAAAAATTCTAACGAATTGTTTACTTCGTTTTTAGCAAACAGAACAGTTCTTTCTCAAAGGTTATCTTCGGAAACAGGATTGCCAAACACAGCAAGTGCAGCTTTTAAAGAAGCGGGACAACAAGTTCTATTACCAGCCTTTATTGCCGCTTATTCTGGTGATAATGCAAATTCTGTTGGATTAGGGTTGTTTAAAAATATTCCAATTCCGAATTGGACATTGCGTTATAACGGATTAATGAAAATAGGGTGGTTTAAAGAAAATTTCACCAGTTTTACATTAACAAACGGATATAAATCTTCGTACACAATTTCTAATTATACAAACAACTTACAGTACGATGAAACTGATGTAACGAAAGTAAATGCAACAGGAAATTATCAGCCAAAATTATTAATAGCTTCGGCGAGTTTAATTGATGAGTTTTCTCCGCTAATTAAGATTGATGTAAAAATGAAAAACTCCTTTTCATTTAAAGGAGAAATTAGAAAAGATAGAACACTTACATTAAACTTTAATAATAGTACGCTAACAGATATTAAAGGAACAGAATATATCTTTGGGGTTGGTTACAGATTAAAAAACGTAGCGTTTAATACTCGTTTTGCAGGCAAGAGTCAAAAACTGAAAGGAGATATTAATATGAGAGCAGACATCTCTTTAAGAGATAATTTAACAATGATTAGATCTGTAGATGTAGAAAATAATCAAATAAGTGGCGGTCAAAAACTTTTATCTATTAAATTTGCAGCAGATTATAAATTAAGTAGAAATATAACAACCTCATTTTATTACAATCATACCATGTCTAAATATGCAATTTCAACCACATTTCCAAGACAGGCTATTAATGCAGGTTTCAATTTAATTTATAATTTAGGCAACTAA
- the gcvH gene encoding glycine cleavage system protein GcvH — MNIPSELKYTKDHEWVKIEGDTATIGITDFAQGELGDIVYVDVDTIDDTVGRDEVFGSVEAVKTVSDLFMPLTGEVTAFNESLEDEPELVNKDPYGKGWMIKVAIADVSQINDLLDAQAYQDLIKG, encoded by the coding sequence ATGAACATTCCATCAGAATTAAAGTACACAAAAGACCACGAATGGGTTAAAATAGAAGGCGATACAGCTACAATTGGAATCACAGATTTTGCCCAAGGAGAATTGGGTGATATTGTTTACGTAGATGTAGATACTATTGACGATACAGTAGGAAGAGATGAGGTATTTGGATCTGTAGAAGCTGTAAAAACAGTTTCAGATTTATTTATGCCATTAACAGGAGAAGTTACAGCATTTAATGAAAGTTTAGAAGACGAACCAGAATTGGTAAACAAAGATCCTTACGGCAAAGGTTGGATGATTAAAGTAGCAATAGCAGACGTTTCTCAAATAAATGATTTATTAGATGCGCAAGCTTATCAAGATCTTATTAAAGGATAA
- a CDS encoding VanZ family protein, which yields MSLIKIPEAPIKFSSLDKVYHTIAYFTLALTWLLSFPVSMKKNTVKYAIALGCVFYGIIIEVLQTTLTTYRTASLLDVVANSVGVFIALLIFNSIYKKIDAI from the coding sequence TTGAGCTTAATAAAAATACCAGAAGCTCCAATTAAATTTTCTTCTTTAGATAAGGTATATCATACAATTGCATATTTTACTTTAGCGCTAACGTGGTTGCTTAGTTTTCCTGTTTCGATGAAAAAAAATACGGTAAAATATGCAATTGCTTTAGGTTGTGTTTTTTATGGCATAATTATTGAAGTTTTGCAAACAACTCTTACAACTTATAGAACAGCAAGTTTACTTGATGTTGTTGCAAATAGTGTTGGAGTTTTTATAGCATTGTTAATTTTTAATTCAATTTATAAAAAAATTGATGCTATTTAA